The Telopea speciosissima isolate NSW1024214 ecotype Mountain lineage unplaced genomic scaffold, Tspe_v1 Tspe_v1.0221, whole genome shotgun sequence genome contains a region encoding:
- the LOC122647848 gene encoding cleavage and polyadenylation specificity factor subunit 6-like: protein MDPMAEEQLDYGDEEYGGGSQKMQYQGGGAISALAEEELMGEDDEYDDLYNDVNVGDGFLQLHRTETPILGGAGSGPQAQKSDAFKSRVVEQGGSEDISIPGVGLEGKDSNMKASFPEQNKGAFMSGKGLEGAAGDYPVGLSHKERVMDMGSEVQVGSSGIGGSAPVPAKVAVDPSQIPVKFAGGSLSLPDSGSGAPRSAPQMPINRTGMNISMNRPVMNENPSRQPMENGSTMLFVSELHWWTTDAELESVLSQYGRVKEIKFFDERASGKSKGYCQVEFFDPTATTACKEGMNGHVFNGRACVVNFATPQTLKQIGAAYMNKTQAQAQSQPQVRRPMNDGVGRGGGMNYPTGETGRNFGKVGWGRGGQGLLNRGPGGGGPMRGRGSIGAKNMIGGNAGVGSNASGGPYGQGLAGPALGGPAGGMMHPQSMMGAGFDPTYMGRGGAYGGFSGHAFPGMIPSFQAVNTMALPGVAPHVNPAFFVRGMSANGMGMMGTSGMDGQHVGMWTDPNMGGWGGDDHGRRTRESSYGGENGASDYGYGEASHERGGGRSNAASREKDRGSEREWSGNSERRHREERDQDWDRSDREHRYKEEKDGYRDNRPRERDYQNEDDWDRGQTSSRSRSKSRVMQEDSRSRTRDADYGKRRRLPSE from the coding sequence ATGGATCCGATGGCGGAAGAGCAATTAGACTACGGAGATGAAGAATATGGTGGAGGTAGTCAGAAGATGCAGTATCAGGGCGGTGGAGCAATCTCTGCCCTCGCAGAAGAGGAGCTGATGGGAGAGGATGATGAGTACGATGATCTCTACAATGATGTCAATGTTGGTGACGGATTTCTGCAGCTGCACCGCACCGAAACACCTATTTTAGGAGGTGCAGGGAGTGGACCACAAGCTCAAAAATCTGACGCCTTCAAATCAAGGGTCGTTGAACAAGGTGGGTCGGAAGATATAAGCATCCCGGGAGTTGGGTTGGAGGGGAAGGACTCCAATATGAAAGCCAGTTTTCCGGAGCAGAATAAGGGAGCATTTATGTCTGGCAAAGGTTTGGAAGGGGCAGCTGGTGATTACCCAGTTGGGCTTTCGCATAAAGAGAGGGTTATGGATATGGGATCTGAAGTTCAAGTTGGAAGCTCAGGGATCGGAGGATCAGCACCTGTGCCTGCTAAAGTTGCTGTTGATCCTAGTCAGATACCGGTAAAATTTGCTGGTGGATCTTTGTCATTGCCAGATTCAGGCTCTGGTGCTCCAAGAAGTGCTCCACAAATGCCTATCAACCGAACAGGAATGAATATCAGCATGAATCGTCCTGTGATGAATGAAAATCCAAGCCGGCAGCCTATGGAGAATGGTAGCACCATGCTCTTTGTGAGTGAACTGCATTGGTGGACTACCGATGCTGAGCTTGAAAGTGTGCTATCTCAATATGGGAGGGTAAAGGAAATCAAATTCTTTGATGAGAGAGCTAGTGGAAAATCAAAGGGCTACTGTCAAGTGGAATTCTTTGATCCAACTGCTACAACTGCATGTAAAGAAGGGATGAATGGCCATGTTTTCAATGGTCGAGCTTGTGTGGTGAATTTCGCAACTCCACAGACTTTGAAACAGATAGGAGCCGCCTATATGAACAAAACCCAAGCACAGGCTCAGTCACAGCCACAAGTACGAAGACCCATGAATGATGGGGTGGGAAGAGGTGGTGGAATGAATTATCCAACTGGAGAAACAGGCAGGAACTTTGGGAAGGTTGGATGGGGTCGAGGAGGCCAAGGACTACTCAACAGGGGTCCTGGTGGTGGAGGACCAATGAGAGGTAGAGGATCTATTGGAGCGAAAAACATGATTGGAGGCAATGCGGGTGTTGGAAGCAATGCTAGTGGGGGTCCTTATGGGCAAGGCCTTGCAGGTCCTGCCCTGGGGGGCCCAGCTGGTGGGATGATGCATCCTCAAAGTATGATGGGTGCAGGATTTGATCCAACGTACATGGGTCGAGGAGGTGCTTATGGGGGATTCTCAGGTCATGCTTTTCCTGGGATGATTCCTTCGTTTCAAGCTGTTAATACTATGGCACTTCCTGGTGTGGCTCCACATGTCAACCCAGCTTTCTTCGTCCGTGGAATGTCTGCTAATGGAATGGGAATGATGGGTACTAGTGGAATGGATGGTCAGCATGTCGGAATGTGGACTGACCCAAACATGGGTGGATGGGGAGGGGATGATCATGGGAGAAGGACAAGGGAGTCAAGTTATGGTGGTGAAAATGGGGCATCTGACTATGGGTATGGAGAGGCAAGCCatgagaggggaggggggaggtcAAATGCTGCCTCCCGGGAGAAGGATAGGGGTTCTGAGCGTGAGTGGTCAGGAAACTCTGAGAGGAGGCATCGTGAAGAGAGGGACCAGGACTGGGATAGGTCTGATAGGGAGCACCggtacaaagaagaaaaagatggctATAGGGACAATCGTCCGAGAGAACGTGACTATCAAAATGAGGATGACTGGGATAGAGGGCAGACCTCTTCAAGGTCTAGGAGCAAGTCCCGTGTGATGCAAGAGGATAGCAGGTCTCGAACAAGGGATGCTGACTATGGGAAGAGACGGCGTCTACCGTCGGAGTGA
- the LOC122647846 gene encoding oxysterol-binding protein-related protein 1D-like isoform X2 gives MSRYQVSSIRASKSDDRRLSIFSGTKTLHLRCLSREDRAAWIEALVAAKDRFPRVLTSSDFSPSEDIVVSTEKLRSRLLQEGLNEAIIKDCESIMLLELSQLQNQLKALQHKHVIILDTLRQLETEKVELETTVVDETKERESYFGQGNGRFSDFHSIMSEGSASDFDPDNESQDGVDAETDEDDGIYFDTRDFLSAESLRSASYRSRETMGKACKALTYDKDSCFSDHTSEVDVEIKTIEYPYVKRRDRLPEPKEKEKPVGLWSIIKENIGKDLSGVCLPVYFNEPLSSLQKCFEDLEYSYLVDRALEWGKQGNSLMRIMNVAAFAVSGYASTEGRQCKPFNPLLGETYEADYPDKGLRFFSEKVSHHPMIVACHCDGRGWNFWADSNLKGKFWGRSIQLDPVGALTLQFEDEETFQWSKVTTSLYNIILGKIYCDHYGTMRIKGSGNYSCKLKFKEQSIIDRTPHQVQGFVQDNRTGQKVAMLVGKWDEAMYYVLGDPTTKPKGYDPMSEAVLLWERDKSVTHTRYNLTPFAISLNELTSGLREKLPPTDSRLRPDQRHLENGEYELANEQKLRLEQSQRQARKLQERGWQPRWFRKDEDGCYRYMGGYWEAREKEKWDGIPDIFGQSSDICPCLEEK, from the exons ATGTCAAGATATCAG GTTTCTTCAATTCGTGCAAGTAAGTCGGATGATAGAAGACTTTCCATATTCTCAGGCACCAAGACTCTTCACTTGCGGTGTTTGTCTAGAGAGGACAGGGCTGCATGGATTGAGGCACTGGTGGCTGCTAAAGATCGTTTCCCCAGGGTGCTGACAAGCAGTGATTTTTCCCCCTCTGAAGATATTGTTGTTTCAACTGAGAAGCTAAGATCACGGTTACTGCAGGAAGGGCTGAATGAAGCAATCATTAAGGACTGTGAATCTATCATGCTTTTGGAACTCTCTCAGTTGCAAAATCAGTTAAAGGCTCTTCAACATAAACATGTTATCATCCTAGACACCTTGAGACAATTAGAG ACAGAAAAAGTAGAGCTGGAAACCACGGTAGTGGATGAAACGAAGGAGCGAGAATCATATTTTGGACAAGGAAATGGAAGATTTAGTG ATTTCCATTCGATCATGTCAGAAGGTAGTGCAAGTGATTTTGATCCAGATAATGAGAGTCAAGACGGCGTAGATGCTGAAACAGATGAAGATGATGGGATATATTTTGATACAAGGGACTTTCTGTCTGCAGAGTCTCTAAGGAGTGCATCCTATCGTAGTAGGGAGACTATGGGGAAAGCCTGTAAAGCTTTAACATATGATAAGGACTCCTGCTTTTCTGACCATACATCTGAGGTTGATGTGGAGATCAAGACCATTGAATACCCCTATGTGAAAAGAAGGGACAGGTTGCctgaaccaaaagaaaaagagaagccAGTTGGCCTGTGGTCGataatcaaagaaaatattGGAAAAGATCTATCTGGAGTTTGTCTTCCTGTCTACTTCAATGAACCACTCTCTTCCTTGCAAAAGTGCTTTGAGGATTTGGAGTATTCTTACCTGGTTGATCGAGCATTGGAATGGGGCAAGCAG GGAAATAGTTTGATGAGAATTATGAATGTTGCGGCTTTTGCTGTCTCTGGTTATGCTTCAACAGAAGGTCGGCAGTGCAAGCCTTTCAACCCTTTGCTAGGGGAGACATATGAGGCTGACTATCCAGACAAAGGTCTCCGCTTCTTCTCTGAAAAG GTGAGTCACCACCCAATGATTGTTGCTTGCCACTGCGATGGTAGAGGCTGGAATTTCTGGGCAGACTCTAATCTGAAAGGCAAGTTCTGGGGTCGTTCAATCCAGCTTGATCCTGTTGGAGCTCTCACCCTTCAGTTTGAAGATGAGGAGACATTTCAGTGGAGCAAGGTCACCACTTCTTTATACAACATCATACTTGGTAAAATCTATTGTGACCATTACGGAACCATGCGTATCAAGGGCAGTGGTAATTACTCCTGCAAGCTCAAGTTCAAGGAGCAGTCTATCATTGACCGAACTCCCCACCAG GTGCAAGGATTTGTGCAAGATAACAGAACTGGACAAAAGGTGGCAATGTTGGTGGGGAAGTGGGATGAAGCAATGTATTATGTGTTGGGAGATCCAACTACAAAGCCAAAAGGGTATGATCCCATGTCAGAAGCTGTGCTACTGTGGGAACGAGACAAATCTGTTACCCACACACGATACAACCTCACTCCTTTTGCAATTTCCTTGAATGAATTGACATCTGGCCTAAGGGAAAAGTTGCCTCCGACTGATTCAAGACTCAGGCCGGACCAGAGGCATTTAGAGAATGGGGAATATGAGCTGGCAAATGAACAGAAGCTTAGGCTGGAACAGTCACAAAGACAG
- the LOC122647849 gene encoding actin-related protein 3: MDAAASRPAVVIDNGTGYTKMGFAGNVEPCFIIPTVVAVNESFANQSRSSVKGSNWLAQHSAGVVADLDFFIGDEATARSRSSTTYNLSYPIRHGQVENWDAMERFWQQCIFNYLRCDPEDHYFLLTESPLTAPESREYTGEIMFETFNVPGLYIAVQPVLALAAGYTTSKCEMTGVVVDVGDGATHIVPVADGYVIGSSIKSIPISGKDVTRFIQQLMRERGEHVPLEDSFDVARKVKEMYCYTSSDIVKEYNKHDREPSKYIKQWRGIKPKTGAPYSCDIGYERFLGPEIFFNPEIYSSDFTTPLPSVIDKCIQSSPIDTRRALYKNIVLSGGSTMFKDFHRRLQRDLKKIVDARVLASDARLGGELKSQPVEVNVVSHPIQRFAVWFGGSVLASTPEFYAACHTKAEYEEYGASICRTNPVFKGMY; encoded by the exons ATGGACGCCGCCGCATCTCGTCCCGCTGTTGTCATAGATAACGGCACTGG TTATACAAAGATGGGATTTGCCGGTAACGTTGAACCGTGTTTCATCATTCCAACCGTGGTTGCTGTTAACGAGTCATTTGCAAACCAATCGAGGAGTTCTGTGAAGGGTAGCAATTGGCTGGCCCAGCACAGCGCGGGCGTGGTGGCCGATCTTGATTTCTTCATTGGGGACGAAGCTACTGCACGATCTCGATCCAGTACTACTTACAATCTCAGTTACCCGATTCGTCATGGTCAGGTGGAGAATTGGGATGCCATGGAGCGCTTCTGGCAACAGTGTATCTTCAATTACTTACGTTGTGACCCAGAGGATCATTACTTCCTACTCACTGAGTCTCCCCTCACTGCTCCCGAGAGTCGAGAGTACACCGGCGAGATAATGTTTGAGACCTTTAATGTCCCGGGCCTTTATATTGCGGTGCAGCCAGTACTTGCTCTTGCTGCTGGGTACACAACTTCAAAG TGTGAAATGACAGGTGTTGTCGTGGATGTTGGAGATGGGGCCACTCACATTGTACCTGTTGCAGATGGTTATGTTATTGGTAGCAGTATTAAATCTATTCCTATTTCTGGGAAGGATGTCACTCGCTTTATTCAGCAGCTCATGCGG GAAAGAGGAGAGCATGTGCCGCTAGAGGACTCATTTGATGTAGCTCGAAAGGTGAAAGAAATGTATTGCTATACTTCTTCAGATATTGTCAAG GAGTACAATAAGCATGACCGGGAACCGTCCAAGTACATCAAGCAATGGAGAGGTATTAAACCTAAAACAGGAGCCCCATACTCTTGTGACATTGGCTATGAACGCTTTCTTGGCCCTGAG ATTTTCTTCAATCCTGAGATTTACAGCAGTGATTTTACAACTCCTTTACCCTCTGTAatagacaagtgcattcaatcaTCACCAATTGATACAAGGAGGGCCCTTTATAAG AATATAGTGTTATCTGGGGGATCAACTATGTTCAAGGATTTCCATAGAAGATTGCAGCGGGATCTGAAGAAGATTGTGGATGCTCGGGTTCTTGCATCTGATGCCCGGCTTGGTGGAGAATTGAAA TCTCAACCAGTGGAAGTCAATGTAGTCAGCCATCCCATACAGAGGTTTGCAGTTTGGTTTGGAGGCTCTGTACTTGCATCAACACCTGAATTCTATGCG GCTTGCCATACTAAAGCAGAATATGAGGAGTATGGAGCTAGCATTTGTCGTACGAATCCTGTCTTCAAGGGGATGTATTAA
- the LOC122647846 gene encoding oxysterol-binding protein-related protein 1D-like isoform X1, whose translation MNPLCCIAPVSIDRDRGNTAITRPATQPPLGLDSSVRNVGFGSSKQSFSTQVSSVGTDSDYGVSVAANHEVDEKGAEGRDSKGCCGRGIANGSVAGILYKWVNYGKGWRSRWFMLEDGVLSYYKVHGPDKISISPVREKGVKVIGEESLRYMRKADWGSGSRGSVKQWKPFGEIHLKVSSIRASKSDDRRLSIFSGTKTLHLRCLSREDRAAWIEALVAAKDRFPRVLTSSDFSPSEDIVVSTEKLRSRLLQEGLNEAIIKDCESIMLLELSQLQNQLKALQHKHVIILDTLRQLETEKVELETTVVDETKERESYFGQGNGRFSDFHSIMSEGSASDFDPDNESQDGVDAETDEDDGIYFDTRDFLSAESLRSASYRSRETMGKACKALTYDKDSCFSDHTSEVDVEIKTIEYPYVKRRDRLPEPKEKEKPVGLWSIIKENIGKDLSGVCLPVYFNEPLSSLQKCFEDLEYSYLVDRALEWGKQGNSLMRIMNVAAFAVSGYASTEGRQCKPFNPLLGETYEADYPDKGLRFFSEKVSHHPMIVACHCDGRGWNFWADSNLKGKFWGRSIQLDPVGALTLQFEDEETFQWSKVTTSLYNIILGKIYCDHYGTMRIKGSGNYSCKLKFKEQSIIDRTPHQVQGFVQDNRTGQKVAMLVGKWDEAMYYVLGDPTTKPKGYDPMSEAVLLWERDKSVTHTRYNLTPFAISLNELTSGLREKLPPTDSRLRPDQRHLENGEYELANEQKLRLEQSQRQARKLQERGWQPRWFRKDEDGCYRYMGGYWEAREKEKWDGIPDIFGQSSDICPCLEEK comes from the exons ATGAATCCTCTGTGCTGCATTGCTCCTGTTTCGATCGATCGGGACCGTGGTAACACAGCAATAACAAGACCTGCTACACAGCCCCCGTTAGGGTTAGATAGTTCTGTTAGAAATGTTGGATTTGGTTCGAGCAAACAGAGTTTCTCTACTCAGGTTTCGTCTGTGGGTACTGATTCCGATTATGGGGTGTCTGTCGCGGCGAATCATGAGGTGGACGAGAAAGGGGCTGAAGGAAGAGATTCTAAGGGCTGCTGCGGTAGGGGCATTGCGAATGGCAGTGTAGCTGGGATTCTTTATAAATGGGTTAATTACGGAAAGGGATGGAGATCTAGGTGGTTTATGCTCGAGGATGGGGTTCTTTCGTATTATAAGGTTCATGGACCGGACAAAATATCGATTAGTCCAGTGAGAGAGAAGGGCGTTAAGGTGATTGGAGAGGAATCGCTGAGGTATATGCGGAAGGCCGACTGGGGTAGTGGCTCCCGTGGATCCGTAAAGCAGTGGAAGCCGTTTGGGGAGATTCACTTAAag GTTTCTTCAATTCGTGCAAGTAAGTCGGATGATAGAAGACTTTCCATATTCTCAGGCACCAAGACTCTTCACTTGCGGTGTTTGTCTAGAGAGGACAGGGCTGCATGGATTGAGGCACTGGTGGCTGCTAAAGATCGTTTCCCCAGGGTGCTGACAAGCAGTGATTTTTCCCCCTCTGAAGATATTGTTGTTTCAACTGAGAAGCTAAGATCACGGTTACTGCAGGAAGGGCTGAATGAAGCAATCATTAAGGACTGTGAATCTATCATGCTTTTGGAACTCTCTCAGTTGCAAAATCAGTTAAAGGCTCTTCAACATAAACATGTTATCATCCTAGACACCTTGAGACAATTAGAG ACAGAAAAAGTAGAGCTGGAAACCACGGTAGTGGATGAAACGAAGGAGCGAGAATCATATTTTGGACAAGGAAATGGAAGATTTAGTG ATTTCCATTCGATCATGTCAGAAGGTAGTGCAAGTGATTTTGATCCAGATAATGAGAGTCAAGACGGCGTAGATGCTGAAACAGATGAAGATGATGGGATATATTTTGATACAAGGGACTTTCTGTCTGCAGAGTCTCTAAGGAGTGCATCCTATCGTAGTAGGGAGACTATGGGGAAAGCCTGTAAAGCTTTAACATATGATAAGGACTCCTGCTTTTCTGACCATACATCTGAGGTTGATGTGGAGATCAAGACCATTGAATACCCCTATGTGAAAAGAAGGGACAGGTTGCctgaaccaaaagaaaaagagaagccAGTTGGCCTGTGGTCGataatcaaagaaaatattGGAAAAGATCTATCTGGAGTTTGTCTTCCTGTCTACTTCAATGAACCACTCTCTTCCTTGCAAAAGTGCTTTGAGGATTTGGAGTATTCTTACCTGGTTGATCGAGCATTGGAATGGGGCAAGCAG GGAAATAGTTTGATGAGAATTATGAATGTTGCGGCTTTTGCTGTCTCTGGTTATGCTTCAACAGAAGGTCGGCAGTGCAAGCCTTTCAACCCTTTGCTAGGGGAGACATATGAGGCTGACTATCCAGACAAAGGTCTCCGCTTCTTCTCTGAAAAG GTGAGTCACCACCCAATGATTGTTGCTTGCCACTGCGATGGTAGAGGCTGGAATTTCTGGGCAGACTCTAATCTGAAAGGCAAGTTCTGGGGTCGTTCAATCCAGCTTGATCCTGTTGGAGCTCTCACCCTTCAGTTTGAAGATGAGGAGACATTTCAGTGGAGCAAGGTCACCACTTCTTTATACAACATCATACTTGGTAAAATCTATTGTGACCATTACGGAACCATGCGTATCAAGGGCAGTGGTAATTACTCCTGCAAGCTCAAGTTCAAGGAGCAGTCTATCATTGACCGAACTCCCCACCAG GTGCAAGGATTTGTGCAAGATAACAGAACTGGACAAAAGGTGGCAATGTTGGTGGGGAAGTGGGATGAAGCAATGTATTATGTGTTGGGAGATCCAACTACAAAGCCAAAAGGGTATGATCCCATGTCAGAAGCTGTGCTACTGTGGGAACGAGACAAATCTGTTACCCACACACGATACAACCTCACTCCTTTTGCAATTTCCTTGAATGAATTGACATCTGGCCTAAGGGAAAAGTTGCCTCCGACTGATTCAAGACTCAGGCCGGACCAGAGGCATTTAGAGAATGGGGAATATGAGCTGGCAAATGAACAGAAGCTTAGGCTGGAACAGTCACAAAGACAG